In one Microbacterium invictum genomic region, the following are encoded:
- a CDS encoding SGNH/GDSL hydrolase family protein, whose amino-acid sequence MGERARRRRRARLRRVGTVLGGILFIAALTFGWLALTLGPLNGVARAAAPPASDNAEAATAEAAPAPAATPLLPTPVFPDGPAVPAPAPPPPPPAAWVIGDSQAAADASWVARAPAELGYDVTLSARGGIGFVAAPPASGTTPAHPGIRDALAAGLWQPPADPALIIVQSGGNDQTFPIDHVRAAAEASLDQLGAAYPDATLVVVGPLVQVDAWAPQRRAVSETLADVAAARHVAFVDTTGWVASSRLQQFLVDDRHFSPAGHDALTGIFARALAGLGVSDPAATAPSAAS is encoded by the coding sequence GTGGGGGAGCGGGCACGACGTCGACGGCGCGCTCGCCTGCGCCGTGTGGGGACGGTGCTCGGCGGCATCCTGTTCATCGCGGCGCTGACGTTCGGATGGCTCGCCCTCACCCTCGGGCCCTTGAACGGCGTGGCGCGGGCCGCAGCCCCGCCCGCATCAGACAACGCCGAGGCCGCCACCGCCGAGGCCGCTCCGGCCCCCGCCGCGACGCCCCTCCTGCCCACACCGGTCTTCCCTGACGGACCCGCCGTCCCCGCACCAGCCCCACCGCCCCCGCCGCCCGCCGCCTGGGTGATCGGCGACTCGCAGGCCGCTGCCGACGCGTCCTGGGTCGCGCGTGCCCCCGCCGAACTCGGCTACGACGTGACCCTCTCCGCCCGTGGCGGGATCGGATTCGTCGCAGCGCCGCCCGCCTCGGGGACGACGCCTGCTCACCCGGGCATCCGAGATGCCCTCGCCGCGGGGCTGTGGCAGCCGCCCGCCGACCCCGCACTCATCATCGTCCAGTCAGGCGGCAACGATCAGACCTTCCCGATCGACCACGTGCGTGCCGCCGCCGAGGCCTCGCTCGACCAGCTCGGCGCCGCCTACCCCGATGCCACCCTCGTCGTCGTGGGGCCGCTGGTGCAGGTCGACGCCTGGGCGCCGCAGCGGCGCGCGGTGAGCGAGACGCTCGCCGACGTCGCCGCCGCGCGCCACGTCGCTTTCGTCGACACGACCGGCTGGGTCGCGTCATCCCGCCTGCAGCAGTTCCTCGTCGACGACCGTCACTTCTCGCCCGCGGGGCACGACGCCCTCACCGGAATCTTCGCGCGAGCGCTCGCCGGCCTGGGCGTGAGCGACCCCGCCGCGACGGCGCCGTCAGCAGCCTCCTGA
- a CDS encoding oxidoreductase yields MDSRVALVTGASSGIGEATVLELIRRGFVVYAGARRVERMAHLADRGARVIHLDVTDDASMAAAVTGILNDQGRIDVLVNNAGYGSYGAVEDVPIDEARRQFEVNIFGLARLTQLVLPTMRRQRRGTIVNISSIGGRIYEPLGAWYHATKYAVEGLSNSLRVELAPHGVRVVLIRPGAIRTEWNEISRRSALEVSGETAYGAQAHALVRALTAADTESAAPGPQVVADAIGQAVDAAKPRIRYTVPLAAKAIVFARWLLPDRVFDAAVQRVFGVTAADRLAAEESAAGARVESVG; encoded by the coding sequence ATGGATTCACGCGTCGCCTTGGTCACCGGAGCATCCTCGGGAATCGGAGAGGCCACCGTCCTCGAACTGATCCGCCGCGGTTTCGTCGTCTACGCGGGGGCGCGGCGGGTGGAGCGGATGGCGCACCTCGCCGACCGCGGTGCCCGGGTCATCCACCTCGACGTCACCGACGACGCGTCGATGGCGGCCGCCGTCACCGGCATCCTGAATGATCAGGGTCGTATCGACGTGCTCGTCAACAACGCCGGATACGGGTCGTACGGCGCTGTCGAAGACGTGCCGATCGACGAGGCACGCCGCCAGTTCGAGGTGAACATCTTCGGGCTCGCCCGGCTCACCCAGCTGGTGCTGCCGACGATGCGACGGCAGCGGCGCGGCACGATCGTCAACATCTCCTCGATCGGCGGCCGCATCTACGAGCCGCTAGGGGCCTGGTACCACGCCACGAAGTACGCCGTCGAGGGGCTCAGCAACTCGCTGCGCGTCGAGCTCGCGCCCCACGGGGTGCGGGTGGTGCTCATCCGGCCCGGCGCGATCCGTACCGAGTGGAACGAGATCTCGCGGCGGAGCGCTCTGGAGGTCTCGGGCGAGACCGCGTACGGCGCGCAGGCACATGCACTCGTGCGGGCGCTGACCGCAGCCGACACCGAGTCGGCGGCGCCCGGACCGCAGGTGGTCGCGGATGCGATCGGACAGGCCGTGGATGCTGCGAAGCCGCGGATCCGCTACACCGTGCCGCTCGCGGCGAAGGCGATCGTGTTCGCCCGGTGGCTGCTGCCCGACCGGGTGTTCGACGCCGCGGTGCAGCGCGTGTTCGGCGTCACCGCCGCCGATCGGCTGGCCGCGGAGGAGTCGGCCGCCGGCGCGCGGGTGGAAAGCGTGGGTTGA
- a CDS encoding fumarylacetoacetate hydrolase family protein: MKLARLGPVGSERPVVFVRDEEYVDVSDVTADVDERFFAGDGIARLRPVVADRVSRGAVHRLAGERIGAPFARPHQIICVGLNFSDHAAETGQAVPAEPILFTKSPNTLVGPNDDVRMPRGGEKLDWEVELGIVIGTRASYLASPEDARRHIAGFTVVNDVSERAFQMERGGQWLKGKSAETFNPAGPWLVTPDEIPDVRSLGMRLDVNGTRRQDGSTATMIFDPFFLVHYISQFLVLEPGDLINTGTPPGVGMGHTPPVWLRPGDVMDVAIDRLGAQRQTVVGPR; this comes from the coding sequence ATGAAGCTCGCGCGACTCGGTCCCGTCGGTTCGGAGAGGCCGGTCGTCTTCGTCCGCGACGAGGAGTACGTCGATGTCTCCGATGTGACGGCGGATGTCGACGAGCGCTTCTTCGCGGGCGACGGCATCGCCCGCCTGCGGCCCGTCGTGGCGGATCGTGTCTCGCGCGGCGCGGTGCACCGTCTCGCGGGTGAGCGCATCGGCGCACCGTTCGCGCGGCCCCACCAGATCATCTGCGTCGGACTGAACTTCTCCGACCACGCCGCCGAGACCGGCCAGGCGGTTCCCGCCGAGCCCATCCTCTTCACCAAGTCGCCGAACACCCTCGTCGGACCGAACGACGACGTGCGGATGCCGCGGGGCGGCGAGAAGCTCGACTGGGAGGTCGAGCTCGGCATCGTCATCGGCACCCGTGCCAGCTACCTCGCCAGCCCCGAGGACGCACGCCGGCACATCGCCGGGTTCACCGTCGTCAACGACGTCAGCGAGCGGGCGTTCCAGATGGAGCGCGGCGGCCAGTGGCTGAAGGGCAAATCGGCCGAGACCTTCAACCCCGCCGGTCCGTGGCTCGTCACGCCGGACGAGATCCCCGACGTCCGGAGCCTCGGCATGCGCCTGGACGTCAACGGCACGCGTCGTCAGGACGGGTCGACCGCGACGATGATCTTCGATCCGTTCTTCCTCGTGCACTACATCAGCCAGTTCCTCGTGCTCGAGCCCGGCGACCTCATCAACACCGGCACCCCGCCCGGGGTGGGCATGGGCCACACGCCACCGGTGTGGCTGCGCCCGGGAGACGTGATGGACGTCGCGATCGACCGGCTCGGCGCGCAGCGCCAGACCGTGGTGGGTCCGCGATGA
- a CDS encoding SDR family NAD(P)-dependent oxidoreductase, translating to MRRAVVTGAAQGLGAATAERLSGDGVEVIRVDRAGDVDERVDVTDEAAVADLARRIGAVDILINSAGIVGPNLPLVETALGAWRATFEVNVLGVVSMMRAFVPGMVSGGWGRVVNFASMAGKDGNPNLAAYSASKAAVIALTKSAGKELATTGVLVNAIAPAVIATPMNATTAPDVLAHITSLIPMKRVGEPQEVAELVAWLASDRVSFSTGAVYDISGGRAVY from the coding sequence ATGAGACGCGCCGTGGTCACCGGCGCGGCGCAGGGTCTGGGAGCCGCGACCGCGGAGAGGCTGAGCGGCGACGGCGTCGAGGTCATCCGGGTCGACCGCGCCGGCGACGTCGACGAGCGCGTGGATGTCACCGACGAGGCCGCCGTCGCCGACCTCGCGCGACGGATCGGCGCCGTCGACATCCTCATCAATTCCGCCGGGATCGTGGGACCGAACCTCCCCCTCGTGGAGACGGCACTCGGCGCGTGGCGGGCGACCTTCGAGGTCAACGTCCTCGGGGTCGTGTCGATGATGCGCGCCTTCGTCCCCGGCATGGTGTCGGGCGGCTGGGGCCGCGTGGTGAACTTCGCGAGCATGGCGGGGAAGGACGGCAACCCGAATCTCGCCGCGTACTCGGCATCCAAGGCCGCTGTGATCGCCCTGACGAAGTCGGCGGGGAAGGAGCTCGCGACCACCGGCGTCCTCGTCAATGCCATCGCCCCCGCGGTCATCGCCACGCCGATGAACGCCACGACCGCCCCCGACGTCCTCGCCCACATCACCAGCCTCATCCCGATGAAGCGCGTCGGCGAGCCGCAGGAGGTCGCCGAACTCGTGGCGTGGCTCGCATCCGACCGGGTGAGCTTCTCGACCGGCGCCGTCTACGACATCAGCGGCGGCCGTGCCGTCTACTGA
- a CDS encoding IclR family transcriptional regulator translates to MTEVAGDEPRLVGSDRVLAVLSALGSHPRGATLDQLSHEVSSPKPTVHRALAALRRAGFVEQIERGVYAIGDEFLRIAFQTAAERPDVARVRPVLDELTATFGETAHYAVLDGAEVVYRAKTDPPAGAVRLTSVVGGRNPASRTAVGKLLLTGRVQSEADLRAIVGDGPLDARTPRTITDVGALWRELELTRERGYAVDDQENELGITCVAVALPSVDGAAPVGAVSVSALAFRMSLADLVSAVPRIQAIVAGGSGPRGGEGESGQ, encoded by the coding sequence ATGACCGAGGTCGCGGGTGACGAGCCGCGACTCGTCGGCAGCGACCGCGTTCTGGCCGTGCTCTCGGCCCTGGGCTCCCACCCCCGTGGCGCCACCCTGGACCAGCTGAGTCACGAGGTGTCCAGCCCCAAGCCGACCGTCCACCGGGCGCTCGCGGCGCTCCGCCGCGCGGGATTCGTCGAGCAGATCGAGCGCGGCGTCTACGCGATCGGCGATGAGTTCCTCCGCATCGCGTTCCAGACCGCCGCGGAGCGACCGGATGTCGCCAGGGTCCGTCCCGTGCTCGACGAGCTGACGGCGACCTTCGGTGAGACGGCCCACTATGCCGTCCTCGATGGGGCGGAGGTCGTCTACCGGGCCAAGACCGACCCGCCCGCCGGGGCGGTGCGCCTCACCTCGGTCGTCGGCGGACGGAACCCCGCCTCGCGCACGGCGGTCGGAAAGCTCTTGCTGACCGGCCGGGTGCAGAGCGAAGCCGACCTCCGCGCGATCGTCGGGGACGGCCCCCTGGACGCCCGGACACCCCGCACCATCACCGATGTCGGAGCTCTGTGGCGAGAACTGGAGCTCACCCGGGAGCGGGGCTACGCCGTCGACGATCAGGAGAACGAGCTCGGCATCACCTGCGTCGCGGTGGCTCTCCCCTCGGTCGACGGGGCGGCACCGGTGGGCGCCGTGAGCGTCAGCGCCCTGGCGTTCCGCATGTCGCTGGCAGACCTCGTCTCGGCCGTGCCGAGGATCCAGGCCATCGTCGCCGGCGGCAGCGGCCCGCGCGGCGGCGAGGGCGAGTCCGGTCAGTAG
- a CDS encoding glycoside hydrolase family 2 TIM barrel-domain containing protein yields the protein MIVRPEQPQARDDPGPPIGTAPTVASWTTDAAEWNLDGTWEFRWSPSSAHQREGGWGSIPVPASFVMPSLDRDAAPAGDHGRPAYTNKWYPFPIDPPRPPDENPVGEYRRRFPLADPPPRAELRFGGIEGAGEVRLNGVLLGSTRGSRLPMAFDVSGLLEGENLLEVRVHQFSAATYLEDQDAWWLPGIIRSVVLRARPVGGVRDVRVRAEWTPSGGMLTVMPELDSALEPGAEVAIEIAELGTTVRAGHPTPVRDALPWSAEDPVLYTLRVRTPAETVTHRIGFRTVGIVDGVFQVNGVPVSLRGVNRHEHHPRLGRHVPPEVVTAELLMMKRHNINAVRTSHYPPDPLFLDLADRLGFWVVDECDVETHGFGEIDWRGNPMDDPRWEPALRDRVARMVERDKNHPCVILWSLGNEAGEGGNVAAMADEFRSRDDSRPLHYEGDQSSAHVDVWSRMYAHPDEVAEIAIGVEPALADDALDARRRAMPFVLCEYAHAMGTGPGGLTEYQDLFDAHPRLMGGFIWEWLEHGVQVDTDQGPVTRYGGDFGEPLHDSNDVIDGLVSAERRPRAQLTDLAQVFAPLRVTIDGARLHVVSRLDHTDSSRYALRYRIEDAAGVRDSGPITAPPLPPRGRTTLDLPQVPPLAVLTVEVVQVGETAWAPGGWVVSRVSTAVPAGIAAQRRGAAPVRRLTLADVDLDPATGALRRLGDLEVTDWRVMLDRVPTDNDRHAGWDEILEFSYAERWRLLGLHDLRSRLVSIERVSVDGPDGEIRVRTVVGGPAVDARVSCRWRWRAVDGGIRLDLAVDPEGHWPAWTAHWARVGVGFSLPGEGRLEWCGRGPGPAYPDLGQAATAGWFAGAVAELQERTVRPQEAGARAASWVRVAAGGQTLEVGLDTASPRGPVNDPAITVRPWSEAALWAAAHDDELIPDGRTHVVLDLVRAGVGTARCGPGVLPAYRLEAQPVRGSLVFFTPDASDANGDRHD from the coding sequence ATGATCGTCCGACCGGAGCAGCCGCAGGCACGAGACGACCCGGGTCCGCCGATCGGCACCGCTCCCACGGTGGCGAGCTGGACCACGGATGCCGCGGAGTGGAACCTCGACGGCACGTGGGAGTTCCGATGGTCGCCGTCCTCGGCGCATCAGCGGGAGGGGGGATGGGGATCGATCCCCGTCCCGGCGAGTTTCGTCATGCCCTCCCTCGACCGCGACGCCGCTCCCGCGGGCGACCACGGTCGTCCGGCCTATACGAACAAGTGGTACCCGTTCCCCATCGATCCTCCGCGTCCGCCGGACGAGAATCCGGTCGGGGAGTATCGCCGGCGCTTCCCCCTCGCCGATCCGCCGCCGCGCGCCGAGCTGCGCTTCGGCGGTATCGAGGGTGCGGGCGAGGTGCGGCTGAACGGCGTGCTCCTCGGCTCGACGCGGGGGAGTCGTCTGCCGATGGCCTTCGACGTGTCGGGTCTGCTGGAGGGCGAGAACCTCCTCGAGGTGCGTGTGCATCAGTTCAGCGCCGCAACCTACCTCGAAGACCAGGATGCCTGGTGGCTGCCGGGCATCATCCGGTCGGTGGTCCTGCGCGCCAGACCCGTGGGCGGCGTCCGCGACGTGCGGGTGCGCGCCGAATGGACACCCTCCGGAGGGATGCTCACGGTCATGCCCGAGCTCGACTCCGCCCTCGAGCCCGGGGCCGAGGTCGCGATCGAGATCGCCGAGCTGGGAACGACGGTGCGGGCGGGCCACCCCACGCCCGTGCGCGACGCGCTCCCCTGGTCGGCCGAGGACCCGGTGCTCTACACCCTGCGTGTGCGCACGCCCGCCGAGACGGTGACGCACCGGATCGGCTTCCGCACGGTGGGCATCGTCGACGGGGTGTTCCAGGTCAACGGCGTGCCGGTGTCGCTGCGGGGGGTCAACCGGCACGAACACCATCCGCGCCTGGGTCGGCACGTCCCGCCCGAGGTGGTGACCGCAGAGCTGCTGATGATGAAGAGGCACAACATCAACGCCGTCCGCACCTCTCACTATCCGCCCGATCCGCTCTTCCTTGACCTCGCCGACCGCCTCGGGTTCTGGGTGGTCGACGAGTGCGACGTCGAGACGCACGGATTCGGCGAGATCGACTGGCGCGGCAACCCGATGGACGACCCGCGCTGGGAGCCGGCGCTGCGCGATCGCGTGGCCCGCATGGTCGAGAGGGACAAGAACCATCCCTGCGTCATCCTGTGGTCGCTCGGCAACGAAGCGGGCGAGGGAGGCAACGTCGCCGCGATGGCGGACGAGTTCCGCTCCCGCGACGACAGCCGCCCGCTCCACTACGAGGGCGATCAGTCCAGCGCCCACGTCGATGTGTGGTCGCGGATGTACGCCCATCCCGACGAGGTCGCCGAGATCGCCATCGGGGTCGAGCCGGCGCTCGCCGACGACGCGCTCGACGCGCGGCGCCGGGCGATGCCGTTCGTCCTCTGCGAGTACGCGCATGCGATGGGCACGGGTCCCGGGGGACTCACCGAGTACCAGGACCTGTTCGACGCTCATCCGCGCCTCATGGGCGGATTCATCTGGGAGTGGCTCGAACACGGCGTGCAGGTCGACACCGACCAGGGCCCGGTGACCCGGTACGGCGGCGACTTCGGCGAACCGCTCCACGACAGCAACGACGTGATCGACGGTCTGGTGTCGGCCGAGCGCCGCCCACGCGCACAGCTGACCGACCTCGCCCAGGTGTTCGCGCCGCTGCGGGTGACGATCGACGGCGCGCGGCTTCACGTGGTCTCGCGCCTGGACCACACGGACTCCTCGCGATACGCCCTCCGCTACCGGATCGAGGATGCTGCGGGGGTGCGCGACAGCGGTCCGATCACCGCGCCGCCGCTTCCGCCGCGGGGCCGGACGACGCTCGATCTGCCCCAGGTCCCGCCCTTGGCGGTGCTCACCGTCGAGGTCGTCCAGGTGGGGGAGACGGCCTGGGCGCCCGGCGGGTGGGTCGTCTCGCGCGTGTCGACCGCCGTCCCCGCGGGCATCGCGGCGCAGCGCCGCGGGGCGGCGCCGGTGCGCCGTCTCACCCTCGCCGACGTCGATCTCGACCCCGCGACGGGTGCGTTGCGGCGCCTCGGCGACCTGGAGGTGACCGACTGGCGGGTGATGCTCGACCGCGTGCCCACCGACAACGACCGGCACGCAGGGTGGGACGAGATCCTCGAGTTCTCGTACGCGGAACGGTGGCGGCTTCTCGGACTCCACGACCTGCGCTCGCGCCTGGTCTCGATCGAGCGCGTATCGGTCGACGGCCCGGACGGCGAGATCCGTGTCCGCACCGTCGTGGGAGGGCCGGCGGTCGACGCGCGGGTGTCGTGCCGCTGGCGGTGGCGGGCCGTCGACGGGGGCATCCGTCTCGATCTCGCCGTCGACCCGGAGGGGCACTGGCCGGCGTGGACGGCGCACTGGGCGCGCGTGGGCGTGGGGTTCTCGCTCCCCGGCGAGGGCCGGCTGGAGTGGTGCGGGCGGGGACCGGGTCCCGCGTACCCCGACCTCGGACAGGCGGCGACGGCGGGATGGTTCGCCGGCGCGGTCGCCGAGCTGCAGGAGCGCACCGTGCGGCCGCAGGAGGCGGGCGCGCGGGCGGCCTCGTGGGTGCGTGTGGCGGCGGGTGGGCAGACGCTCGAGGTCGGACTCGACACCGCGTCGCCGCGCGGGCCGGTGAACGATCCCGCGATCACCGTGCGCCCGTGGTCCGAGGCCGCGCTCTGGGCGGCGGCGCACGACGACGAGCTGATCCCCGACGGGCGCACCCATGTCGTGCTCGACCTCGTGCGCGCGGGGGTGGGCACGGCGCGGTGCGGTCCGGGTGTCCTCCCCGCCTACCGGCTCGAAGCGCAGCCCGTGCGCGGGTCCCTCGTGTTCTTCACCCCCGATGCATCCGATGCGAACGGAGACCGTCATGACTGA
- a CDS encoding alpha-mannosidase, with protein MHSDHALVEARLRRFTADHLTPAVYRDAHPLRAAAWSVPREPVPFDEAVGQPFEPVPLGWRWGRAWSTVWFRVTGALPASWRDGAPAGTKVEVLVDFGYNRSRSGFQAEGLVYRPDGTPIKAIAPLNSWVSWNPADGDVDLLIEAAANPDVAGEYTFEPTPLGEWDAAGDEPLYELRQLEVALRDETVWELVQDVWTLTGLMQELPESSSRRHEILRALETMMDAVDPDDVAATAENGRHMLRGVLSAPASASAHRILATGHAHIDSAWLWPIRETVRKCARTFTNVAALMDDDPDFVFSCSSAQQYAWLKEHHPRVYARIREKVSAGTFVPVGGMWVESDTNMPGSEALARQFVAGKRFFVEEFGIECEEAWLPDSFGYSAALPQIVAAAGERWFLTQKISWNQTNRFPHHTFRWEGIDGTRVFTHFPPVDTYISELSGAELAHAERNFSEKGRATMSLVPFGWGDGGGGPTREMLAAAQRTADLEGSPRVTVGAPRDFFAAAEEEYPDAPVWAGEMYLELHRGVFTSQLRTKQGNRRNEALLREAELWATTAAVRRGHPYPAERLRRAWETVMLLQFHDILPGSAIAWVHREAEERHAAVSAELAEIIADALDALDPLDALDALRADESSAHDRGRVRVNASPFPRAGTPALGAAVTSEPVREVEVTGPTRADDDIVLDNGLVRVVVDAAGHIRSLASHADGRDAVPPGVAFGVLRLHRDLPNLWDAWDLDAHYRRTVTELTALDERTVERTIESTVDGTVEGDADGGAAVVVVRRFGASSVSERIVLRPGAADLELAFEIDWHEREKILKLAMPFDVHADRVAAETQFGHVFRPTHTNTSWDDARFEACQHRFVHLAEPGWGVAVANDSTYGYDVERQTRDDGGTTTSVRFSLLRAAVFPDPDADQGRHVLRFRVRPGAEVMDAVALGYALAFPLREARRPLAPLVSSTAPSVLVETVKQAEDGSGDVIVRVYEAGGRRARTRIGFHARSASVHLTDLLERELDGDMGSVSATDDGCAIDLDFRPFQFRTLRFSGVGA; from the coding sequence GTGCACAGCGATCACGCCCTCGTCGAAGCCCGGCTGCGCCGCTTCACCGCCGATCACCTGACCCCCGCCGTCTACCGCGACGCGCACCCGCTCCGCGCCGCGGCCTGGAGCGTCCCCCGGGAGCCGGTGCCGTTCGATGAGGCCGTCGGGCAGCCGTTCGAGCCCGTTCCGCTCGGCTGGCGGTGGGGGCGCGCCTGGTCCACCGTCTGGTTCCGGGTCACCGGCGCACTCCCCGCGTCGTGGCGGGACGGCGCCCCGGCGGGGACGAAAGTCGAGGTCCTCGTCGACTTCGGCTACAACCGCTCGCGCTCCGGCTTCCAGGCCGAGGGTCTGGTCTACCGGCCGGACGGCACGCCGATCAAGGCCATCGCGCCGTTGAACTCCTGGGTCTCGTGGAACCCCGCCGACGGCGACGTCGACCTTCTCATCGAAGCGGCGGCCAACCCCGACGTCGCGGGCGAGTACACCTTCGAGCCGACACCGCTGGGAGAGTGGGATGCCGCGGGCGACGAGCCCCTGTACGAACTCCGCCAGCTCGAGGTGGCACTGCGGGATGAGACCGTCTGGGAGCTGGTCCAGGACGTCTGGACCCTCACCGGGCTGATGCAGGAGCTTCCCGAGTCGTCCTCGCGGCGCCACGAGATCCTCCGAGCGCTCGAGACGATGATGGATGCCGTCGACCCCGACGACGTCGCGGCGACCGCCGAGAACGGCCGGCACATGCTCCGCGGGGTGCTCTCGGCGCCCGCGAGCGCGTCGGCTCACCGCATCCTGGCGACCGGCCACGCCCACATCGACTCGGCCTGGCTGTGGCCCATCCGAGAGACCGTGCGCAAGTGCGCGCGCACCTTCACCAATGTCGCCGCCCTCATGGACGACGATCCCGACTTCGTCTTCTCGTGCTCGTCCGCCCAGCAGTACGCCTGGCTCAAGGAGCACCATCCCCGCGTCTATGCGCGCATCCGCGAGAAGGTCTCCGCCGGCACGTTCGTCCCGGTCGGCGGCATGTGGGTGGAGTCCGACACGAACATGCCCGGGTCCGAGGCCCTCGCCCGGCAGTTCGTCGCCGGCAAGCGCTTCTTCGTGGAGGAGTTCGGCATCGAGTGCGAGGAGGCCTGGCTCCCCGACTCCTTCGGCTACTCCGCCGCCCTGCCCCAGATCGTCGCCGCCGCCGGGGAGCGATGGTTCCTCACGCAGAAGATCTCGTGGAATCAGACCAACCGCTTCCCCCACCACACGTTCCGCTGGGAGGGCATCGACGGCACCCGCGTCTTCACCCACTTCCCGCCGGTCGACACCTACATCAGCGAGCTCTCGGGCGCCGAGCTCGCCCATGCGGAGCGGAACTTCAGCGAGAAGGGCCGCGCGACGATGTCGCTCGTCCCGTTCGGGTGGGGCGACGGCGGCGGGGGTCCGACGCGGGAGATGCTGGCCGCCGCCCAGCGCACCGCCGACCTGGAGGGGTCGCCGCGCGTCACGGTCGGTGCGCCGCGCGACTTCTTCGCCGCGGCCGAGGAGGAGTACCCCGATGCGCCGGTGTGGGCCGGGGAGATGTACCTCGAACTCCACCGCGGCGTCTTCACCTCGCAGTTGCGCACCAAGCAGGGGAACCGCCGCAACGAGGCGCTGCTGCGGGAGGCCGAGCTGTGGGCGACCACGGCCGCCGTCCGGCGGGGGCACCCCTACCCCGCGGAGCGGCTGCGGCGAGCCTGGGAGACGGTCATGCTCCTGCAGTTCCACGACATCCTCCCGGGTTCCGCGATCGCGTGGGTGCACCGAGAGGCCGAGGAGCGGCACGCCGCGGTGTCGGCCGAGCTCGCGGAGATCATCGCCGACGCCCTCGACGCGCTCGATCCCCTCGACGCCCTCGACGCCCTGCGTGCCGACGAATCGAGCGCGCACGATCGCGGCAGGGTACGCGTGAACGCCAGCCCGTTCCCGCGCGCAGGCACCCCGGCTCTGGGAGCCGCCGTCACGTCGGAGCCGGTCCGCGAGGTCGAGGTGACCGGACCCACCCGGGCCGATGACGACATCGTGCTCGACAACGGCCTCGTGCGGGTCGTGGTCGACGCGGCCGGACACATCCGCTCCCTCGCCTCGCACGCGGACGGTCGCGACGCGGTGCCGCCCGGTGTGGCGTTCGGTGTGCTGCGGCTGCACCGCGACCTGCCCAACCTCTGGGACGCGTGGGACCTCGACGCCCACTACCGCCGGACCGTCACCGAGCTGACCGCGCTCGACGAGCGCACGGTCGAGCGCACGATCGAGAGCACCGTCGATGGCACCGTCGAGGGCGACGCGGACGGCGGCGCGGCGGTCGTCGTGGTGCGCCGCTTCGGCGCATCGTCGGTCAGCGAGCGCATCGTGCTGCGGCCGGGCGCGGCCGATCTCGAGCTCGCGTTCGAGATCGACTGGCACGAGCGCGAGAAGATCCTCAAGCTCGCCATGCCGTTCGACGTCCACGCCGACAGGGTCGCCGCCGAGACCCAGTTCGGGCACGTCTTCCGCCCCACCCACACCAACACCAGCTGGGACGACGCGCGCTTCGAGGCCTGCCAGCACCGCTTCGTCCATCTCGCGGAGCCCGGCTGGGGCGTCGCGGTGGCAAACGACTCCACTTACGGGTACGACGTCGAGCGCCAGACCCGCGACGACGGCGGGACGACGACATCCGTCCGCTTCTCGCTTCTGCGCGCCGCGGTCTTCCCCGACCCCGACGCCGACCAGGGCCGGCATGTGCTGCGCTTCCGGGTGCGCCCGGGCGCCGAGGTGATGGATGCGGTGGCCCTCGGGTACGCCCTCGCCTTCCCGCTCCGCGAGGCGCGTCGCCCCCTCGCGCCGCTGGTCTCGTCGACCGCGCCCTCGGTACTCGTCGAGACGGTCAAGCAGGCCGAGGACGGCAGCGGCGATGTCATCGTCCGCGTGTACGAGGCGGGCGGGAGGCGCGCCCGCACGCGGATCGGCTTCCATGCGCGATCCGCCTCGGTGCACCTCACCGACCTCCTCGAGCGCGAACTCGACGGCGACATGGGCTCGGTGAGCGCCACCGACGACGGGTGCGCGATCGACCTCGACTTCCGGCCGTTCCAGTTCCGCACGCTCCGCTTCTCGGGGGTGGGCGCATGA